From uncultured Pseudodesulfovibrio sp.:
GACCGCCGCCGCCGTGCGGGGTGGCCATGGTCTTGTGCAGGTTCCAGTGAACAATGTCGAAACCAACGTCGCCCACGCGCATTTTGCCCATGATGGCGTTGAGGTTTGCTCCATCGTAGTAGAGGAGTGCGTCAACCTTTCTGAGCATCTTGACGATTTCGGGCAGGTGCTTTTCGAAAAGGCCCAAAGTGTTGGGGCAGGTCATCATCATGCCGGCCACTTCGTCATCCAGCACCGCGGCCAGAGCTTCGGGGTCAACGATGCCGTCCTTGGATTCGATGGAGACGATTTCGTAACCAGCAATAGCAGCGGAAGCAGGGTTGGTTCCGTGGGCAGAGTCGGGGATGATGATTTTTGTTTTTTTGTTGCCCTTGTCCCTGTGGTAGGCTGCCATGAGCATGACACCGGTCAATTCACCGTGGGCGCCGGCCATGGGGTGCATGGTGTAGGCGGCCATGCCGGTGATTTCAGCCAGCATATGCTCGGTTTCGTACATGACTTCAAGAGCTCCCTGACAGAGTCCTCCTGCGCCTTGTAATTGAGGCAGAACCGGATGCAGGCGGGTGAATCCGGGCATGGCGGCAACCACTTCCGTGAATTTGGGATTGTACTTCATGGTACATGACCCCAAGGGATAGAAGTTTCCGTCCACGCCGTAGTTGCGTTGGGAGAGCTTGGTGAAATGGCGGACCACGTCTAACTCACTGGCAGAGGGCAGACCGATGTCGCCATCACGCAACAGTTCAGAGGGAATGTATGCTTCTTCGGCAATACCTTCGCAGGGCCAGCACCCTTCACGTCCGGCTACGGATTTTTCGAATATGGTCTTCATTTGAGTGCTCCCTTGAGCATTTCGGCAAAGATGCCAATCTGTTCTTCACTGGTTTTTTCGGTACATGCTACCAGCAGTCCGTTTTCCAGACCATCGTAGTAGCGACCCAACGGGAAGCCGGGGACAAAGCCGCGGGCTGTTAGTTTGGCGATGGCATCAAAAGCGTTTGTGGGCAGGGAAATGGCAAATTCATTACCGAAAGGTCCCTGCGTGAGCATGCTGACACCGTCGATGGCAGTGAGACGTTCTGCGCAGATGTGAGCGCGTTCGATAGAAACCCGTGCCGCCCGTTTCATGCCCAATTCTCCCAGAGCGCACATGTGCACTAATGCGCGCAGGGCGCACAAGGATTGGTTGGAGCAGATGTTGGATGTGGCTTTTTGGCGGCGAATGTGTTGCTCGCGAGCCTGAAGGGTCAGCACGTAACCGGTGCGACCTTCGGAGTCCTTGGTACGGCCGACCATGCGGCCAGGCAGTTGGCGGACCATTTTCTTGGTGCAGGTCATGATGCCGAGGTACGGGCCACCGAAAGAGAGCGGTAAGCCAAGGGATTGGCCTTCGGCAACAGCAATATCCGCCCCCATTTCGCCGGGTGTTTTCAGCAGGGTCTGGAGTACCGGGTAGGTGGAAATGATAGACACAGCTTTCTTGCTTTTGGCCGCTGCGCACAGTTTCGTAAAGTCGTTGATGGAGCCGAAGAAGTTCGGATTCTGTACCAGCAGGGCCGCGGTGTCGTCGTCAATGGCGCTCTTCAGTCCTTCGATGTCGGTCATACCATTTTTGTGTGGCACGGTGACCAGTTTGACATCAAGGTTGGTCGTGTATGAGTCGAGCATGACCCTGTAGATGGGGTTCAATGCTTCGGATACCACGATTTTGCGCCGTTTGGTTTTACGCACAGCCATCATCAGGGCTTCGTAGAGCGCGGTGCCGCCGTCATAGACGGATGCGTTGGCGTACTCCATACCGAGCAGTCGGGTGACGGCAGTCTGGTATTCGAAGATTGCCTGAAGCGTACCCTGTGATGCTTCGGGCTGGTACGGCGTGTACGCGGTATAGAATTCACCACGCATGGTCAGCGCGTCCACTGCCGCCGGGATGTAATGGTCGTAGAAACCGGCACCCAAAAAGCTCACTCTGTCGGTGGCATTTTTAGCGGCCATGGTTTCAAGCTTGGAGAGGACCTCCATTTCGCTCAACCCTTCGGGCAGATCAAAGCTCTTGGGGCGCATGTCTTCCGTTATCTCGGCAAAGAGATCGTCAACGGAATTCACGCCGATAGTGGCGAGCATCTCCCGGACTTCATCTTCAGTATGAGGAACATACGGCATAGTATTACCTACTGGTGTAATAAATGGTGATAAAGAAGAAGGCCGAGGCGTGTGCCCCGGCCTTGAAAGTTCCCGTTAGTGGGCTTCGGATTCGACAACCGAGGTATAAGCCTCGGCGTCCAGCAACCCCTCAGGGTCGCCTTTTATTTTAAACTTGAGCAGCCAGCCTTCGCCGTACGGCTCTTCATTGACTTTCTCGGGGGCGTCTTCCAGTGCTTCGTTGACTTCAACGACTTCACCGGTCACCGGGGCGTAGATTTCGCTGGCGGCCTTGACGGATTCGACAGAACCCATTTCGGAACCGGCTTCAAAGGTGTCGCCGACTTCAGGCAGTTCGACAAAAGTCAGGTCGCCCAACTGTTCCTGGGCAAAGTGAGAAATACCGACAGTGGCAATGTCGCCTTCAACCATGACCCATTCATGGGATTTGGCGTACAAGAGATCAGTGGGAATCATATCGTGCTCCTTTCTGGAAAAGTGGCTTTGCAGCATTTTTAGATGGCTGTCCTTACCATGGGATTCATACTTTGGAAATTGTAAAAAAAATGACGCTTTCGCCATTATTATTCTTTGTTACCGTTCAAGAACTCTAAATCGCCAAAAAGCTGACGTTTTTAGTCGTTTTTTATTTTTTTACTTAACAAGTGAGTGTGCTAGAATTTGTGCTTTTTCAGGCGTTTTATTCGGTAAATCAGCAGGGATAAGGCAGTCTCCTACATATAATGCGCCTGTGTTGTCAGCTAAAAGAAAATCGGCAAATCGGTCAAAGGCTGTGAAAAGGCCTTCGGCATTATTTTCAAAAGAATCTGCACCTGTTGCCAGTAATCCGATACGTTTCCCTTGTAAAAGTGATGTGTGACCCGGTTTGAAGCACCGCGTTACAAAGGCGTTGCTTCGATCAATGAGAGCCTTGATTTGTGCCGAGAATCCCCAAAAGTAGATTGGGGTGGTGAAAAGGATGACATCTGCCTCAACCATTTTTTTCATTACTTCGTTGGCATCATCATGCTGCACGCATGCTGTTTTATCGGAGTAAGCCATACACTTGAGACACCCGAGACACCCTTTGATGTTTTTGTCATGGAGTGTGATTCGTTCGACGGTGTGCTTTAGCGAGTGCAATTCTTTTTCCACCAGCGTGAGGACTGTCGCTGTATTTCCTTCTTTTCGTGCACTTCCAAGGAGGGTGAGTACCTTCATTTTTTATCCTTCATACATGTGTTTTTTCGTGACCATGTCTTAATTCCATACACACTCTGTATGCATTGTGAAATAGAAAAGCGCAGCAGAATATACCACTACTTTCTATAAAAAGGCGTGAATGGTGTTACTAATTCTGTTGACGATGCCACTGAGTGGTTGTAACTTGTCTTTTGCATATGAGTACAAACAAGAGCATCACTTCGTTGAATGAACAATTCACTCTCCCTGATCCAGGTTCCCGTGTTGACGTGGAAGTGGAGGGGATTCTTTGGCATCTAGATCGTGCCGCTGATCTGGAAGCCCTGTGGGACCAGATGGATGAGGCCGATCTCGGCGATGACGAACGATTGCCGTATTGGGCCGAAGTGTGGCCCGCCAGTGTTCTGCTTGGGCGACACATCCAGCGCAACGCGGATCGTTTGCGTGGCAAGGCATGTCTTGATCTTGGTTGCGGTCTCGGCTTGACCGGTATGATCGCCAGTTCCATCGGCGCCAAGGTGGTTGCATTTGACTACGAATGGCCTGCGGTCCGTTTTGCTCGCCATAACGCTGAGTTGAATAACGTTCCACAACCTCTTTGGATGGTCATGGACTGGCGGCAGCTTGCCGTACAACCAGCGTCATTCGACTTCATCTGGGGTGGCGACGTTCTTTATGAAAAACGATTTTTTGAGCCATTGATTCAACTTTTCCGCCACGCGCTCAAACCCGGCGGAAAAATATGGATCGGCGAGCCGGTGCGCACGGTCTCGCGTCCCGTTTGGGATGAATTGCGAGAACGGGGTTTTGCTCCGGAAAAACTGACAGTGGAAAAAGTGGCCCTGTGCGGCCAAAACCCGACAGTGAATCTGTGGGAAATTACGATCATTTGATCGGAGGAAATCATGGGCAAGACAATACGATTTGGCGTTTCGCTTGATTCGGATTTGCTGGACAAGTTTGATAGCCATTGCGAGGAGCGGAGTTATCAGACGCGGTCCGAGGCTATTCGTGACCTTATCCGTAACACGTTGGTGCAGCGGGAATGGGAACAGGCAGAGGGAGATCTCGCCGGGACATTGACTCTGGTCTACGATCATCATAAATCCGGGCTGTCCCAGCGACTGACCGAGATTCAGCACGATCATCACGACGTCATTCAGTCCTGTCTGCATGTTCACCTGGATCATCACAACTGCCTTGAGGTTATCATTCTCAAGGGTGATGCTGATATCATCAAGCCTTTGGGACAAAAGTTGATTTCTACCAAGGGCGTCAAGCACGGCAATCTCGCGCTGACAACCACCGGTAAGGATTTGATCTAAATATTTAATTTCCCCTCTTACAAAAGAGTGGAACAGAACATTCCCCCTCTCCACCCCGCGAAGCGGCACCAAAAAGTTCTGGAAAGGAGATGGGATGGGGGTCTGGGGGCATTATCTTTATGGAAGACGTTCAGAAGCAGCAGGCCAAAATCGCCATGCCCATTGATCGGGTGGGCGTCAAAGGTTTGCGTCAGCCCATTATTGTCCGGGACCGGGAATCCGGCATACAGCACACTGTAGCCGACGTTTCATTGTCCGTGGACCTGCCTGCCGAATTCAAAGGTACTCATATGAGTCGTTTTGTCGAGGCGTTGGAACATTGGTCCGGCGATCTCGATTATACCTCCTTTCGGACTTTGCTCGATGATATCGTGGTGCGGCTTCAGGCTCGAAGCGCGCATGTTCGATTTGTGTTCCCCTATTTTTTGCGTCGTAAATCACCCAAGAGTGGGGCATCCTGCTTGATGGATTATACCTGTCGTGTGGATGGCTACCTCAAGGACGGTAAGTTGCGGTTTACATTGGGCGCGGATGTACCTGTGATGACCGTCTGTCCATGTTCGCTGGCGATTTCTGACCAAGGAGCACACTCCCAACGCGCCGAGATTCGTATCCGCACTCGCTTTCACGGATTTTTGTGGTTGGAAGATCTCATTGAGATTGGCGAATCAGCCGGGTCCAGCCCTGTTTATTCCCTGCTCAAACGCGAGGATGAAAAGTACGTCACCGAATCATCTTTTGCCAATCCGACTTTTGTTGAGGACGTGGTCCGCGCGGTGGGCAAAGGGCTTGCCGATCACCCGCAGGTTGATTGGTATACGGCTGAAGTGGAGAGTTTTGAATCCATTCACAATCATTCGGCCTTTGCTGCCTTGAAAAGTCAGGATGTTGAATAAATATAATGATGAGGATTGAATGATGAAACGTTTTTCTCTCATTTGGTTAGCTCTGATCCTGAGTCTGGCTTGTGTCCCCAATGTGTCTGCTTCGGAGCCAGCCCCCGCCTACGTGCACATGGTTGTCGTGTCCGCAACATTGTCGGATGGTTCCAGTTCAGAGGATGCCGTGCTTGCCTTTGAGAAGGCTGTCATCGAGATGGCCGGAGGCTTTACAAAGCTTGGTTCATCAAGTGGAGGCATATTGAGAGGTGATACCGTGGAGCATCAGCAGAACGTTACTTTCATGGTCGCAGGTCAAAAAGATTTGAGTAAAGAGTTGAAGACATTGACTTTGAAGTTGTTTGGTGGTGATGGCGGTTTTATCTTGGCCTGGCCGGGAACCATGACTTATTAGCCACATTTGCAGAGTCCTGTAAAAGGGCGTATATTTATGATGGCTGCTTCCCCTGACTGCAAGGGAGTTTTTATACATGTCCGACGCCAATATTTCGGCCTTGTCCGCTCTGGGAACCGTTCAGGAAGTCTCGGCTAATAATATCGCCAATGTGAGTACCGAAGGCTTCAAGTCCAGTTCGGTTGCGCTCGAAACCGGCCCGGAAGGTCAGGGTGTACATGTTGCGGCGATTCAGGAATCCACTAACGCTGGGGCCATGGTTGAGGGAGTCGAAATGTCCAATACGGATATCGGCACCGAGATGGTGGACATGATCAAGACATCCCATGCCTTTTCTGCCAATACCGCCGTTGTTCGTGCCTCTGAAGAAATGACCGGTCATCTTCTCAATATGATTGCCTGATCTAAGCTTTGCTATAGTGGGTAAAGCAGGGTGGAAACGCCTTCGGCGGGATAGTCGGATGATTTTGTCTCCGACGGCTTAAGGCCGGGGGCCTTAAGAATTCTCTGTCGCCTTCGGCGAAGTTGTTTATAAAAAAAACACTGTTTACGCCCCCTCCCCTCGCGAAGCGACACAAAAAGTTTAGGAGAGTCCAGAGAACCCTTTTCAAAGGGGTCTCTGGTCCCGCTGAAAGCGCCCCCCGGTAGGGCCGCCGGAGGCATTCCTCCAAGGGGTTGACACCTTCCTAAATCCTGTCATACGGTCGATCATGGCCCGTTTGCGCGCGCTCCATTTTGCGGAGTAGCCCAGAGCGGGCCATACTTGCGAGATACAGAGAGGGTATTATGACCAAGACAAAGAAGACTGAATTTGACGTTATCATCGTTGGTGGAGGCCCTGCCGGGTTGTTCGCTGCGTATTATCTGGCTGAACATTCTGATTTGGATGTGTTGCTTATCGATAAGGGCAAACTTTCCCTGAAAAGGGATTGTCCCTTGTCCGGTGATCAGGAATGCAT
This genomic window contains:
- the gcvPB gene encoding aminomethyl-transferring glycine dehydrogenase subunit GcvPB; translated protein: MKTIFEKSVAGREGCWPCEGIAEEAYIPSELLRDGDIGLPSASELDVVRHFTKLSQRNYGVDGNFYPLGSCTMKYNPKFTEVVAAMPGFTRLHPVLPQLQGAGGLCQGALEVMYETEHMLAEITGMAAYTMHPMAGAHGELTGVMLMAAYHRDKGNKKTKIIIPDSAHGTNPASAAIAGYEIVSIESKDGIVDPEALAAVLDDEVAGMMMTCPNTLGLFEKHLPEIVKMLRKVDALLYYDGANLNAIMGKMRVGDVGFDIVHWNLHKTMATPHGGGGPGSGPVGVSERLVPFLPISRVAKQEDGQFFLDYNYPKSIGYVAPFYGNFGVYLKAYAYILRLGGVGLTRASENAVLAANYMRKRLADHFEVPYDRICMHEFVASASPQAKKGVRALDFAKGLLDKGHHAPTIYFPLIVPEAIMIEPTETENKATLDGFIDDLIELAELVDTNPEALTSAPVTLPVTRLDETTAARAMELTDDL
- the gcvPA gene encoding aminomethyl-transferring glycine dehydrogenase subunit GcvPA — its product is MPYVPHTEDEVREMLATIGVNSVDDLFAEITEDMRPKSFDLPEGLSEMEVLSKLETMAAKNATDRVSFLGAGFYDHYIPAAVDALTMRGEFYTAYTPYQPEASQGTLQAIFEYQTAVTRLLGMEYANASVYDGGTALYEALMMAVRKTKRRKIVVSEALNPIYRVMLDSYTTNLDVKLVTVPHKNGMTDIEGLKSAIDDDTAALLVQNPNFFGSINDFTKLCAAAKSKKAVSIISTYPVLQTLLKTPGEMGADIAVAEGQSLGLPLSFGGPYLGIMTCTKKMVRQLPGRMVGRTKDSEGRTGYVLTLQAREQHIRRQKATSNICSNQSLCALRALVHMCALGELGMKRAARVSIERAHICAERLTAIDGVSMLTQGPFGNEFAISLPTNAFDAIAKLTARGFVPGFPLGRYYDGLENGLLVACTEKTSEEQIGIFAEMLKGALK
- the gcvH gene encoding glycine cleavage system protein GcvH, with translation MIPTDLLYAKSHEWVMVEGDIATVGISHFAQEQLGDLTFVELPEVGDTFEAGSEMGSVESVKAASEIYAPVTGEVVEVNEALEDAPEKVNEEPYGEGWLLKFKIKGDPEGLLDAEAYTSVVESEAH
- a CDS encoding flavodoxin family protein, translated to MKVLTLLGSARKEGNTATVLTLVEKELHSLKHTVERITLHDKNIKGCLGCLKCMAYSDKTACVQHDDANEVMKKMVEADVILFTTPIYFWGFSAQIKALIDRSNAFVTRCFKPGHTSLLQGKRIGLLATGADSFENNAEGLFTAFDRFADFLLADNTGALYVGDCLIPADLPNKTPEKAQILAHSLVK
- a CDS encoding methyltransferase domain-containing protein, whose amino-acid sequence is MSTNKSITSLNEQFTLPDPGSRVDVEVEGILWHLDRAADLEALWDQMDEADLGDDERLPYWAEVWPASVLLGRHIQRNADRLRGKACLDLGCGLGLTGMIASSIGAKVVAFDYEWPAVRFARHNAELNNVPQPLWMVMDWRQLAVQPASFDFIWGGDVLYEKRFFEPLIQLFRHALKPGGKIWIGEPVRTVSRPVWDELRERGFAPEKLTVEKVALCGQNPTVNLWEITII
- the nikR gene encoding nickel-responsive transcriptional regulator NikR, with amino-acid sequence MGKTIRFGVSLDSDLLDKFDSHCEERSYQTRSEAIRDLIRNTLVQREWEQAEGDLAGTLTLVYDHHKSGLSQRLTEIQHDHHDVIQSCLHVHLDHHNCLEVIILKGDADIIKPLGQKLISTKGVKHGNLALTTTGKDLI
- the folE2 gene encoding GTP cyclohydrolase FolE2, with the translated sequence MEDVQKQQAKIAMPIDRVGVKGLRQPIIVRDRESGIQHTVADVSLSVDLPAEFKGTHMSRFVEALEHWSGDLDYTSFRTLLDDIVVRLQARSAHVRFVFPYFLRRKSPKSGASCLMDYTCRVDGYLKDGKLRFTLGADVPVMTVCPCSLAISDQGAHSQRAEIRIRTRFHGFLWLEDLIEIGESAGSSPVYSLLKREDEKYVTESSFANPTFVEDVVRAVGKGLADHPQVDWYTAEVESFESIHNHSAFAALKSQDVE
- a CDS encoding flagellar basal body rod C-terminal domain-containing protein, with product MSDANISALSALGTVQEVSANNIANVSTEGFKSSSVALETGPEGQGVHVAAIQESTNAGAMVEGVEMSNTDIGTEMVDMIKTSHAFSANTAVVRASEEMTGHLLNMIA